In the genome of Vigna radiata var. radiata cultivar VC1973A unplaced genomic scaffold, Vradiata_ver6 scaffold_100, whole genome shotgun sequence, one region contains:
- the LOC106755293 gene encoding ureide permease 1, producing the protein MYLIESKGGAIVCMLVSLLFLGTWPAVMTLLERRGRLPQHTYLDYTLTNLMAAVIIAFTFGEVGNTAPNFLSQLHQENWPSVLFAMGGGVVLSIGNLSTQYAWAFVGLSVVEVITSSITVVIGTTFNYFLDDKINKAEILFPGVGCFLIAVCLGSAVHSSNTADNKAKLNEFSADYKDAAKNTTLTTSIETSEVDSKDLEDGSTSVHKAKAGTAAFLIELENKRSIKVLGKSTFIGLAITFFAGVCFSLFSPAFNLATNDQWHTLKKGVHHLSVYTAFFYFSVSCFVIAVILNISFLYHPVLNLPKSSLKAYLRDWDGRGWAFLAGLLCGFGNGLQFMGGQAAGYAAADAVQALPLVSTFWGVVLFGEYRKSSKRTYLLLGSMLLMFIVAVAVLMASSGHRK; encoded by the exons ATGTATCTGATAGAGAGCAAGGGGGGTGCCATAGTGTGCATGCTGGTGTCCCTGTTGTTCTTGGGGACATGGCCTGCTGTAATGACTCTGCTGGAGAGACGAGGTCGTCTTCCTCAGCACACCTACCTTGACTACACACTCACCAATCTCATGGCTGCTGTTATCATTGCTTTCACCTTTGGAGAGGTTGGCAACACTGCTCCCAACTTCTTGTCTCAGCTCCATCAG GAAAACTGGCCTTCAGTTCTGTTTGCCATGGGGGGTGGAGTGGTCCTCAGTATTGGAAATCTTTCAACGCAGTATGCTTGGGCTTTTGTTGGCTTATCAGTTGTAGAAGTGATCACATCAAGCATAACTGTTGTTATAG GAACAACCTTCAATTACTTTTTGGATGACAAGATCAACAAAGCTGAGATTCTTTTCCCAGGAGTTGGTTGCTTTTTGATTGCTGTATGTCTAGGTTCTGCTGTTCATTCATCTAACACTGCTGATAATAAGGCCAAGCTCAATGAATTTTCAGCTGATTACAAAGATGCAGCTAA GAACACCACTTTGACCACTTCGATAGAAACAAGTGAAG TTGATTCGAAGGATCTAGAAGATGGAAGTACTTCTGTACACAAAGCCAAAGCAGGAACTGCAGCTTTCCTCATAGAGCTTGAGAATAAAAGATCCATTAAG GTACTAGGGAAGAGCACTTTCATTGGATTGGCTATAACATTCTTTGCTGGAGTTTGCTTCTCTCTGTTCTCACCAGCATTCAATTTGGCAACAAATGATCAATGGCACACTCTGAAGAAAGGGGTTCACCATTTGAGTGTTTACACAGCCTTCTTTTACTTTTCAGTGTCTTGCTTTGTTATTGCCGTTATTCTTAACATCAGTTTCCTTTACCACCCTGTCTTAAATTTACCAAAGTCATCACTCAAGGCTTATTTGAGAGACTGGGATGGAAGAGGTTGGGCTTTCTTGGCTGGTCTCCTTTGTGGCTTTGGAAATGGCCTCCAATTTATGGGAGGTCAGGCTGCAGGATATGCAGCAGCAGATGCTGTTCAG GCACTTCCACTAGTGAGTACCTTCTGGGGCGTTGTTTTGTTTGGTGAATATCGCAAATCATCGAAAAGAACATATCTGCTACTTGGTAGCATGTTGCTTATGTTCATTGTAGCTGTTGCTGTGCTAATGGCATCATCCGGGCATCGAAAATGA